The Cinclus cinclus chromosome 3, bCinCin1.1, whole genome shotgun sequence genome has a window encoding:
- the TMX4 gene encoding thioredoxin-related transmembrane protein 4 isoform X2, translated as MAPGRWRRGRRFLRALLLAALLGPAACFSSSFHSPFEPRSSVRVLCGSNWSLVLQGQWMLEFYAPWCPACQQIEATWESFAKESERLGITVGKVDVTQEPGLSGRFFVTTLPTIYHANDGVFRRYRGSRTLEDLQGYIVERKWEAVEPVAGWKSPSSIMMHGMAGLFHFSGWIRQIHNYLTGTLGVHVWVSYAIFILATLLIGLLLGLILVLISDCLCPAKSKYRAETPEAITKENVENAALEEPEEAAELSMDDAEEAADVKDLSDGEDAANSSADESEEDLALGKESGEEEIEDLSEQPLAESETESTVRQRKSQGAEKEL; from the exons ATGGCGCCGGGCCGCTGGCGCCGAGGGCGACGATTCCTCCGCGCTCTGCTCCTCGCAGCGCTGCTGGGTCCCGCCGCTTGCTTTTCGTCCTCCTTCCACAGCCCCTTCGAGCCGCGGAGCAGCGTGCGAGTGTTGTGCGGCTCCAACTGGAGCCTGGTGTTGCAGGGCCAGTGGATGTTGGAGTT TTATGCTCCTTGGTGTCCAGCCTGTCAACAAATTGAGGCGACCTGGGAGAGCTTTGCAAAGGAGAGCGAACGGCTCGGCATCACTGTTGGAAAAGTGGATGTCACTCAGGAACCAG GCTTGAGTGGTCGTTTCTTTGTCACAACACTTCCTACAATTTACCA TGCCAACGATGGAGTGTTCCGTAGATACCGCGGCTCCCGGACCTTAGAAGATCTTCAAGGCTACATTGTAGAGAGGAAATGGGAAGCTGTGGAACCTGTAGCAGGATGGAAGTCTCCATCTTCTATAAT gaTGCATGGAATGGCAGGGCTGTTTCACTTCTCAGGATGGATCAGG CAAATTCATAACTACCTCACTGGCACTCTTGGAGTTCACGTTTGGGTTTCTTATGCCATCTTCATCTTAGCTACCTTACTGATTGGCCTGCTCCTGGGTTTg aTCCTGGTTTTGATTTCAGACTGCCTCTGCCCAGCCAAGTCAAAATACAGAGCTGAAACACCTG AAGCAATTACCAAGGAGAATGTGGAGAATGCAGCGCTGGAAGAAccagaggaggctgcagagctttccATGGACGATGCGGAAGAGGCTGCGGATGTGAAAGATCTCTCAGATGGAGAAGATGCAGCAAATTCAAGTGCTGATGAGTCGGAGGAGGATTTAGCACTTGGAAAAGAATCAGgggaagaagaaatagaagacTTAAGTGAGCAGCCTTTAGCTGAATCAGAGACTGAAAGCACAGTGAGGCAGCGGAAAAGTCAGGGGGCTGAGAAGGAACTATAG
- the TMX4 gene encoding thioredoxin-related transmembrane protein 4 isoform X1 → MAPGRWRRGRRFLRALLLAALLGPAACFSSSFHSPFEPRSSVRVLCGSNWSLVLQGQWMLEFYAPWCPACQQIEATWESFAKESERLGITVGKVDVTQEPGLSGRFFVTTLPTIYHANDGVFRRYRGSRTLEDLQGYIVERKWEAVEPVAGWKSPSSIMMHGMAGLFHFSGWIRQIHNYLTGTLGVHVWVSYAIFILATLLIGLLLGLILVLISDCLCPAKSKYRAETPEEAITKENVENAALEEPEEAAELSMDDAEEAADVKDLSDGEDAANSSADESEEDLALGKESGEEEIEDLSEQPLAESETESTVRQRKSQGAEKEL, encoded by the exons ATGGCGCCGGGCCGCTGGCGCCGAGGGCGACGATTCCTCCGCGCTCTGCTCCTCGCAGCGCTGCTGGGTCCCGCCGCTTGCTTTTCGTCCTCCTTCCACAGCCCCTTCGAGCCGCGGAGCAGCGTGCGAGTGTTGTGCGGCTCCAACTGGAGCCTGGTGTTGCAGGGCCAGTGGATGTTGGAGTT TTATGCTCCTTGGTGTCCAGCCTGTCAACAAATTGAGGCGACCTGGGAGAGCTTTGCAAAGGAGAGCGAACGGCTCGGCATCACTGTTGGAAAAGTGGATGTCACTCAGGAACCAG GCTTGAGTGGTCGTTTCTTTGTCACAACACTTCCTACAATTTACCA TGCCAACGATGGAGTGTTCCGTAGATACCGCGGCTCCCGGACCTTAGAAGATCTTCAAGGCTACATTGTAGAGAGGAAATGGGAAGCTGTGGAACCTGTAGCAGGATGGAAGTCTCCATCTTCTATAAT gaTGCATGGAATGGCAGGGCTGTTTCACTTCTCAGGATGGATCAGG CAAATTCATAACTACCTCACTGGCACTCTTGGAGTTCACGTTTGGGTTTCTTATGCCATCTTCATCTTAGCTACCTTACTGATTGGCCTGCTCCTGGGTTTg aTCCTGGTTTTGATTTCAGACTGCCTCTGCCCAGCCAAGTCAAAATACAGAGCTGAAACACCTG AAGAAGCAATTACCAAGGAGAATGTGGAGAATGCAGCGCTGGAAGAAccagaggaggctgcagagctttccATGGACGATGCGGAAGAGGCTGCGGATGTGAAAGATCTCTCAGATGGAGAAGATGCAGCAAATTCAAGTGCTGATGAGTCGGAGGAGGATTTAGCACTTGGAAAAGAATCAGgggaagaagaaatagaagacTTAAGTGAGCAGCCTTTAGCTGAATCAGAGACTGAAAGCACAGTGAGGCAGCGGAAAAGTCAGGGGGCTGAGAAGGAACTATAG
- the TMX4 gene encoding thioredoxin-related transmembrane protein 4 isoform X3: MNSLMPQMLHEQCRHETFRQVRVLSYAPWCPACQQIEATWESFAKESERLGITVGKVDVTQEPGLSGRFFVTTLPTIYHANDGVFRRYRGSRTLEDLQGYIVERKWEAVEPVAGWKSPSSIMMHGMAGLFHFSGWIRQIHNYLTGTLGVHVWVSYAIFILATLLIGLLLGLILVLISDCLCPAKSKYRAETPEEAITKENVENAALEEPEEAAELSMDDAEEAADVKDLSDGEDAANSSADESEEDLALGKESGEEEIEDLSEQPLAESETESTVRQRKSQGAEKEL; encoded by the exons ATGAACTCCTTGATGCCTCAAATGCTGCATGAACAATGCAGACATGAGACCTTCAGGCAAGTGAGGGTGTTGAG TTATGCTCCTTGGTGTCCAGCCTGTCAACAAATTGAGGCGACCTGGGAGAGCTTTGCAAAGGAGAGCGAACGGCTCGGCATCACTGTTGGAAAAGTGGATGTCACTCAGGAACCAG GCTTGAGTGGTCGTTTCTTTGTCACAACACTTCCTACAATTTACCA TGCCAACGATGGAGTGTTCCGTAGATACCGCGGCTCCCGGACCTTAGAAGATCTTCAAGGCTACATTGTAGAGAGGAAATGGGAAGCTGTGGAACCTGTAGCAGGATGGAAGTCTCCATCTTCTATAAT gaTGCATGGAATGGCAGGGCTGTTTCACTTCTCAGGATGGATCAGG CAAATTCATAACTACCTCACTGGCACTCTTGGAGTTCACGTTTGGGTTTCTTATGCCATCTTCATCTTAGCTACCTTACTGATTGGCCTGCTCCTGGGTTTg aTCCTGGTTTTGATTTCAGACTGCCTCTGCCCAGCCAAGTCAAAATACAGAGCTGAAACACCTG AAGAAGCAATTACCAAGGAGAATGTGGAGAATGCAGCGCTGGAAGAAccagaggaggctgcagagctttccATGGACGATGCGGAAGAGGCTGCGGATGTGAAAGATCTCTCAGATGGAGAAGATGCAGCAAATTCAAGTGCTGATGAGTCGGAGGAGGATTTAGCACTTGGAAAAGAATCAGgggaagaagaaatagaagacTTAAGTGAGCAGCCTTTAGCTGAATCAGAGACTGAAAGCACAGTGAGGCAGCGGAAAAGTCAGGGGGCTGAGAAGGAACTATAG